One genomic segment of Streptomyces niveus includes these proteins:
- the map gene encoding type I methionyl aminopeptidase — MVEIKTREQIAKMREAGLVVAAIHAATGEAAVPGATTKDLDEVARKVLADHGAKPNFLGYGGFPATICTSVNEVVVHGIPDTKTVLKDGDIISIDAGAIVDGWHGDAAFTAFVGEGHAPELIELSRVTRESMWAGIAAMRLGNRLVDVSRAIETYIRRQPKPGGGKYGIVEDYGGHGIGSQMHMEPHLLNYVARKRGKGPKLVPGFCLAIEPMVSLGTPHTEVLEDEWTVITTDGTWSSHWEHSIALTEDGPIVLTAVDGGKAKLAELGVTAAPDPLG; from the coding sequence ATGGTGGAGATCAAGACCCGCGAGCAGATCGCGAAGATGCGTGAGGCGGGACTGGTCGTGGCCGCGATCCACGCGGCCACCGGCGAGGCCGCGGTGCCCGGCGCCACCACGAAGGACCTGGACGAGGTCGCGCGCAAGGTCCTCGCCGACCACGGCGCGAAGCCCAACTTCCTTGGCTACGGCGGGTTCCCCGCGACGATCTGCACCTCGGTCAACGAGGTGGTGGTGCACGGGATCCCGGACACCAAGACCGTGCTGAAGGACGGCGACATCATCTCGATCGACGCCGGCGCGATCGTGGACGGCTGGCACGGTGACGCGGCCTTCACCGCGTTCGTCGGCGAGGGTCACGCACCGGAGCTGATCGAGCTGTCCCGTGTGACGCGGGAGTCGATGTGGGCGGGGATCGCCGCGATGCGGCTCGGTAACCGGCTGGTCGACGTGTCACGGGCGATCGAGACGTACATCCGCCGCCAGCCGAAGCCGGGCGGCGGCAAGTACGGCATCGTCGAGGACTACGGCGGCCACGGCATCGGCAGCCAGATGCACATGGAGCCGCATCTGCTGAACTACGTCGCGCGCAAGCGCGGCAAGGGCCCGAAGCTGGTCCCCGGCTTCTGCCTGGCGATCGAGCCGATGGTCTCGCTCGGCACCCCGCACACCGAGGTGCTTGAGGACGAGTGGACGGTCATCACGACCGACGGCACCTGGTCCTCGCACTGGGAGCACTCGATCGCCCTGACGGAGGACGGCCCGATCGTCCTGACCGCGGTCGACGGGGGCAAGGCGAAGCTGGCGGAGCTGGGCGTCACGGCGGCGCCGGACCCGCTGGGGTGA
- the infA gene encoding translation initiation factor IF-1, whose amino-acid sequence MAKKQGAIEIEGTVIESLPNAMFKVELQNGHKVLAHISGKMRMHYIRILPDDRVVVELSPYDLTRGRIVYRYK is encoded by the coding sequence GTGGCCAAGAAGCAAGGTGCCATCGAAATTGAGGGCACCGTGATCGAGTCTCTCCCGAACGCCATGTTCAAGGTGGAGCTCCAGAACGGTCACAAGGTCCTCGCGCACATCAGCGGCAAGATGCGGATGCACTACATCCGAATCCTGCCCGATGACCGGGTAGTGGTGGAGCTGTCTCCCTACGACCTGACGCGTGGCCGGATCGTCTACCGATACAAGTAG
- the secY gene encoding preprotein translocase subunit SecY, translating into MLTAFARAFKTPDLRKKLLFTLFIIVLYRFGAHIPVPGVSYENVQTCVDAAQKGNNSLFGLVNMFSGGALLQITIFALGIMPYITASIILQLLTVVIPRLEALKKEGQSGQAKITQYTRYLTVALAVLQGTGLVATARSGALFSGCPVASEIVPDQSIFITVTMVITMTAGTAAVMWLGEMITDKGIGNGMSILMFISIAAGFPGALWAIKESGKLAQGWIEFGTVILIGFVMVGLVVFVEQAQRRIPVQYAKRMIGRRSYGGTSTYIPLKVNQAGVIPVIFASSLLYIPALIAQFSSSQSGWKTWIEAHFIKGDHPYYIATYFVLVVFFAFFYVAITFNPEEVADNMKKYGGFIPGIRAGRPTAEYLSYVLNRITWPGSLYLGLIALVPTMALAGFGGANQNFPFGGTSILIIVGVGLETVKQIESQLQQRNYEGFLR; encoded by the coding sequence GTGCTCACCGCGTTCGCCCGGGCGTTCAAGACGCCCGACCTGCGCAAGAAGCTGCTCTTCACGCTGTTCATCATCGTGCTGTACCGGTTCGGGGCACATATCCCCGTACCGGGCGTCAGCTACGAGAACGTACAGACGTGCGTCGACGCAGCCCAGAAGGGCAATAACAGCCTGTTCGGCTTGGTGAACATGTTCAGCGGCGGAGCGCTGCTGCAGATTACGATCTTCGCGCTCGGCATCATGCCGTACATCACGGCAAGCATCATCCTGCAGCTGCTGACTGTGGTCATCCCCCGACTCGAAGCCCTCAAGAAGGAAGGGCAGTCCGGCCAGGCCAAGATCACTCAGTACACCCGATACCTGACAGTGGCCCTCGCCGTGCTCCAGGGCACCGGCCTGGTGGCCACCGCTCGCAGCGGCGCGCTGTTCAGCGGCTGCCCGGTCGCCTCGGAGATCGTTCCGGACCAGTCGATCTTCATCACCGTCACGATGGTCATCACGATGACCGCCGGTACGGCCGCCGTCATGTGGCTCGGTGAGATGATCACCGACAAGGGCATCGGCAACGGCATGTCCATCCTGATGTTCATCTCCATCGCCGCCGGTTTCCCGGGCGCGCTGTGGGCCATCAAGGAGAGCGGCAAGCTCGCTCAGGGCTGGATCGAGTTCGGCACGGTCATCCTGATCGGCTTCGTGATGGTGGGTCTCGTCGTCTTCGTCGAGCAGGCGCAGCGCCGGATCCCCGTCCAGTATGCGAAGCGGATGATCGGACGCAGGTCCTACGGCGGTACGTCCACGTACATTCCGCTCAAGGTCAACCAGGCGGGTGTGATTCCCGTCATCTTCGCGTCGTCGCTGCTCTACATCCCGGCGCTGATCGCGCAGTTCTCCAGTTCGCAGTCCGGCTGGAAGACATGGATCGAAGCCCACTTCATCAAGGGTGACCATCCGTACTACATCGCGACCTACTTCGTGCTGGTCGTGTTCTTCGCCTTCTTCTACGTGGCCATCACGTTCAACCCCGAAGAAGTAGCGGACAACATGAAGAAGTATGGTGGCTTCATCCCGGGCATCCGGGCAGGTCGACCTACTGCCGAGTATCTGAGTTACGTACTCAACCGGATCACTTGGCCGGGCTCGCTGTACCTGGGGTTGATCGCTCTTGTCCCAACGATGGCGTTGGCAGGCTTCGGCGGCGCGAACCAGAACTTCCCGTTCGGCGGGACAAGCATCCTGATCATCGTGGGTGTGGGTCTGGAGACCGTGAAGCAGATCGAGAGCCAGCTCCAGCAGCGTAATTACGAAGGGTTCCTCCGCTGA
- a CDS encoding adenylate kinase, whose translation MRIVLVGPPGAGKGTQAAYLAKNLSIPHISTGDLFRANISQGTDLGRQAKSFMDAGNLVPDEVTIAMALDRMAQPDAENGFLLDGFPRNVFQAEALDKALTADGLHLDAVLDLEVDEDEVVKRIAGRRVCRNDSSHVFHVTYSPPKKPGVCDDCGGELYQRDDDSEETVRTRLEVYHTQTEPIIDHYREQGLVVTISALGKVAEVTKRAMAALEEGGRAA comes from the coding sequence ATGCGAATCGTCCTCGTCGGACCGCCCGGTGCCGGCAAGGGAACGCAGGCTGCGTACCTCGCCAAGAACCTGTCCATTCCACACATCTCCACCGGTGACCTCTTCCGCGCCAACATCAGCCAGGGCACCGACCTCGGCAGGCAGGCGAAGAGCTTCATGGACGCCGGGAACCTGGTTCCCGACGAGGTCACCATCGCGATGGCGCTGGATCGGATGGCGCAGCCGGACGCCGAGAACGGCTTCCTTCTGGACGGCTTTCCCCGCAACGTCTTCCAGGCCGAGGCGCTCGACAAGGCGCTCACGGCCGACGGGTTGCACCTGGACGCCGTGCTGGACCTGGAGGTCGACGAGGACGAGGTGGTCAAGCGGATCGCCGGTCGGCGCGTCTGCCGCAACGACAGTTCGCATGTCTTCCACGTCACGTACAGCCCGCCCAAGAAGCCGGGTGTCTGTGACGACTGCGGCGGCGAGCTGTACCAGCGGGACGACGACTCCGAGGAGACGGTCCGCACCCGGCTGGAGGTCTACCACACGCAGACCGAGCCGATCATCGACCACTACCGGGAGCAGGGGCTCGTGGTCACCATCTCCGCGCTGGGCAAGGTCGCCGAGGTGACCAAGCGCGCGATGGCGGCCCTCGAGGAGGGCGGCCGGGCGGCCTAG